In the Magnolia sinica isolate HGM2019 chromosome 15, MsV1, whole genome shotgun sequence genome, one interval contains:
- the LOC131228159 gene encoding small ribosomal subunit protein uS14z/uS14y/uS14x-like gives MGHSNVWNSHLKNYGPGSCSCRVFGNPHGLIRKYGLICCRQCFRSNAKEIGFIKYC, from the coding sequence ATGGGGCACTCAAACGTCTGGAACTCTCATTTGAAGAACTACGGCCCTGGATCATGTAGCTGTCGTGTGTTTGGAAACCCACACGGGTTGATCAGGAAGTATGGGCTTATATGCTGCAGGCAGTGCTTCCGAAGCAATGCTAAGGAGATTGGCTTCATCAAGTATTGTTAA